The genomic interval CGGTTGAAGGGCTCAATATGTCTATGATCCTTTTGTGGGTCCGGATTTCAAACTGCTCGCGGGCTTTTTTGTCCACGTGCGGCGAAACGTTCACGGTCCACTTGTTGATATCCGTCGGCAACGGAATCGGCCCCACAACGCGCGCGCCGGTATTGCGCGCGGTGGTCAC from Nitrospinota bacterium carries:
- the rpsJ gene encoding 30S ribosomal protein S10 translates to MTTAAGQKIRIRLKGYDHRVLDKAVREIVTTARNTGARVVGPIPLPTDINKWTVNVSPHVDKKAREQFEIRTHKRIIDILSPSTATVDALMELDLSSGVDIEIKL